The following are encoded together in the Anopheles nili chromosome 3, idAnoNiliSN_F5_01, whole genome shotgun sequence genome:
- the LOC128725750 gene encoding ninjurin-A-like, whose protein sequence is MSNIIEAGGVTPTHETGLPLPEVIPNVNVYQQKKTLAQGMMDLALLSANANQLRYVLESYERHPYYILSLVSISVSLLVQVAVGVGLIMNSRYDVNDRHEICKANKINNLITIGIFVITLVNVLISAFGVAPRAAK, encoded by the exons ATGTCCAACATCATCGAGGCCGGAGGCGTAACCCCC ACCCACGAGACCGGACTGCCGCTGCCAGAGGTGATACCGAACGTGAATGTGTACCAACAGAAGAAAACGCTCGCCCAGGGTATGAtggatttggcactgctgtcGGCCAATGCGAATCAGCTCCGATACGTGCTGGAATCGTACGAACGGCACCCGTACTACATCCTTAGCCTGGTCTCGATCTCCGTCAGCCTGCTGGTCCAGGTCGCAGTGGGTGTTGGGCTCATCATGAACAGCCGCTACGATGTGAACGATCGGCACGAGATATGTAAGGCAAATAAGATCAATAACCTCATCACGATCGGCATCTTCGTGATTACGCTTGTGAACGTGTTGATTTCCGCGTTTGGAGTCGCTCCACGTGCAGCCAAATAA
- the LOC128726485 gene encoding probable serine/threonine-protein kinase kinX, which yields MRQLLLICALACAVGGVLSASLTRVGREDEPAVVPAVEQVEPVAVELKRAEVPVAVEESVAVAEQAVEPVAGQLTVAEPVGVEVAEVVADATVPEAEVMKVVEQVVETVEQQPKQAEQKVVEPVESLRTVELVPDVPEPAVVAVFESAEPVQEAVQVVEPVESLRSVAPVAEVAEPVAVVVAAQETEKQPEQEQVVAVVPAVKTVAEVILEKAEEKVAEPVAPVQAVKETEVAPVESLKSVEPAVEVAEPVAVVVSQEQPAAVQVEQEAVVPQVKSVLPVEVEAVKVVATPEVAVEEKVAVVEKEVAPVESLRSVAVVPEVGAEQVVVEPVVPEVPVEEKVVAPVESLRSVAPVVPVEQPAVAVVAVSEPEKVVEAVEEKVVAPVESLRQASPVEAVNEPGVVVVPAEDKPVVAPVAVEQEAVVPAVKSVLVPEVVENVEKQEVPVAVEEPEAGVVKSVPIAEDLVPVKDVEAEPHQALRGNEVRQETGSSTTRPNLLQQIIQPVNNFIQNTPLGQVLNRPSANPPAEGAEAPAVAQDESAAAPTTTAPNLVQQLAQGVQNFFNPNAANANAESESTTRPNIIQQVQNAVGSVFNRPATNSEQQQPQPQPNPIQNIVQGVQNFFRPSTAAPASQSDVVAPAEAPQETPQETPAA from the coding sequence ATGCGGCAGCTTTTGCTGATCTGTGCGCTGGCCTGTGCCGTCGGCGGTGTGCTAAGTGCTTCGTTGACGCGCGTTGGCCGCGAGGATGAGCCAGCGGTAGTTCCGGCCGTTGAACAGGTGGAACCCGTGGCGGTGGAGCTGAAACGCGCCGAAGTCCCGGTAGCGGTTGAGGAGTCCGTGGCCGTAGCGGAACAGGCAGTTGAACCTGTCGCAGGTCAGCTGACGGTGGCTGAGCCTGTTGGCGTGGAGGTGGCTGAGGTCGTAGCTGATGCCACTGTACCTGAGGCTGAGGTTATGAAGGTCGTCGAACAGGTGGTTGAAACCGTCGAACAGCAACCGAAACAGGCCGAACAGAAGGTAGTTGAGCCGGTAGAGTCACTCCGCACTGTGGAACTCGTGCCGGATGTACCGGAACCAGCAGTTGTGGCCGTGTTTGAGAGCGCCGAACCCGTGCAGGAAGCCGTCCAGGTGGTCGAGCCTGTCGAGTCACTGCGTAGTGTAGCTCCGGTGGCTGAGGTAGCTGAGCCTGTAGCTGTCGTCGTGGCTGCCCAGGAGACCGAGAAGCAACCGGAACAGGAACAAGTCGTCGCTGTCGTGCCCGCTGTCAAGACCGTCGCTGAGGTGATCCTTGAGAAGGCTGAAGAGAAGGTTGCTGAGCCGGTGGCGCCTGTCCAGGCCGTGAAGGAGACTGAGGTTGCGCCAGTTGAGTCACTCAAGTCCGTAGAACCAGCCGTTGAGGTGGCCGAACCCGTCGCCGTCGTTGTGTCGCAGGAACAGCCAGCTGCCGTCCAGGTTGAGCAGGAAGCCGTCGTGCCTCAGGTCAAGTCGGTGTTGCCAGTGGAAGTTGAGGCTGTTAAGGTTGTCGCTACTCCCGAGGTTGCCGTTGAGGAGAAGGTCGCCGTTGTTGAGAAGGAAGTCGCCCCGGTTGAGTCGCTGCGTTCGGTTGCTGTTGTGCCAGAGGTAGGTGCTGAACAGGTCGTTGTTGAGCCGGTAGTTCCTGAGGTGCCTGTTGAGGAGAAGGTTGTTGCTCCGGTTGAGTCCCTACGTTCGGTGGCCCCTGTTGTGCCGGTGGAGCAGCCCGCTGTCGCCGTTGTTGCCGTGTCTGAACCCGAGAAGGTCGTCGAAGCCGTCGAAGAGAAGGTAGTTGCTCCGGTTGAGTCCCTCCGTCAAGCTTCTCCTGTGGAAGCCGTCAACGAACCTGGCGTCGTAGTCGTCCCGGCTGAGGACAAACCTGTCGTTGCTCCCGTCGCCGTTGAACAGGAAGCCGTCGTCCCGGCTGTCAAGAGCGTCCTGGTACCGGAAGTGGTCGAGAACGTCGAGAAGCAGGAAGTTCCGGTCGCCGTCGAGGAACCAGAGGCTGGTGTCGTCAAGTCCGTCCCGATCGCTGAAGATCTCGTCCCGGTAAAGGATGTCGAAGCCGAACCACATCAGGCTCTGCGTGGCAATGAAGTGCGCCAGGAAACGGGCAGCTCCACCACGCGTCCCAATCTGCTGCAGCAGATCATCCAACCCGTGAACAACTTCATCCAGAACACGCCTCTCGGTCAGGTCCTGAACCGTCCTTCGGCCAACCCACCAGCAGAGGGCGCTGAAGCGCCTGCTGTGGCTCAGGATGAGTCAGCCGCTGCCCCAACCACGACCGCCCCTAATCTGGTCCAGCAGCTCGCTCAAGGTGTGCAGAACTTCTTCAACCCGAATGCGGCCAATGCCAACGCCGAATCGGAGTCAACTACGCGCCCTAACATCATCCAGCAGGTGCAGAATGCCGTCGGATCCGTGTTCAACCGGCCGGCTACCAACtccgagcagcaacagcctcAGCCCCAGCCTAACCCAATCCAGAACATCGTGCAGGGTGTGCAGAACTTCTTCCGACCAAGCACGGCCGCTCCTGCGAGCCAATCGGATGTAGTAGCACCAGCTGAGGCGCCGCAAGAAACACCCCAGGAGACGCCAGCCGCCTAG
- the LOC128725243 gene encoding uncharacterized protein LOC128725243 has product MSSTSEQNCEVQLVAEIEVLKSALADKHSQLLAMESACLQESDRQVELEDSIIAWQDKYERLYESHKRVQKLNQNLEDKLLKLVDRNSGERAQLTSDVATLSVRLAQANYNIQSLKREIERYKTDISVAIQLLQCKPDSFVSPKLSSLPIEIQSKVATYMRLDTNSHSDSEGSTSGVGMATTNSYHVLPASDSPPPICPFPPTAMVYSMRGLGKYGSQDGQPGGKPGATQQQEATLVVPLGGPGPVSSTDSLLGNGQGAVSPSVMAKFLEDELKSGNTLLSTPIKHCDTCVCTHGPDTRRLAASGSLLLADLLGSEQKYYSVATQTLLKGDSNHALCLRCSSNLNSPSHNNSPYMMKLIKSSDSVISETKSSVSDYLTTPDKVSPTGGPVGGASGPGPVHCEVGSGGDGDPADTLSLLVSSKKDDLMVNPILGHHRLGVDRAASLSPSSGDQQQYQQQQFAKIGPSKMTPSQQHTKKPVEVQGFKAGKAPVCGGQIQSTPPAPQPTPALPPKFSHDSPSYIIKDTDQMSGSHATPISSSGNGVGMGPGGKYVGTSASGSVGSGLYHTVGSTNSLWSRTSSKDPEKDGAKMFEIFNRNLIKTIKAENPKMSGPRICALRIQNGSSNILLDNLVDDGLEGLDSKPVTPVMYTRRAKFLDEELLLDDDPSIGLNGAIKTTNLPTAASSADSISPTSYGQPMVTPVKMPPGAATEDGTDGHGNLVSGTINRVDEGGGGGECAGPSGAIKQVCNMSTTTSPHSSDRLCTIGEEVSNLLINTKLSSVGQPKPRLDISVNKLDGLDVTSKKSCTQSSSISSEIDIQESAILRRQQLSRVAEWVQNNSKLGNTEPLSNTESDHEPAAALALTDSRNNNAQMHPSLPKASNVRASILAGGKAPVIPVTGELKVGRHTHPYGGHLLNNTDTGGISNFAQPKPGVGGKHGYNNNLSSATGTGPVLDYNSNSTVTPGSALGAIRKGGTVRTESSGPLAECLMDEVNRLEVDPDQDDDSSSVDLAQMEYNVKQFLLKQNEWSTVHTRRQSLISSSASSVKGRGDDRPVRDPCKGLFPGMAVAQQSLPYAHQSTGNAYAGSHQYPINPHRTETNL; this is encoded by the exons ATGTCGTCCACCAGCGAACAG AACTGCGAGGTACAGCTGGTGGCCGAAATCGAGGTGCTTAAAAGCGCACTAGCGGACAAACACTCGCAACTGCTGGCGATGGAGAGTGCCTGTCTGCAGGAAAGCGACCGACAGGTTGAGCTGGAGGACAGCATCATCGCGTGGCAGGACAAGTACGAGCGGCTGTACGAATCGCACAAGCGTGTCCAAAAGCTGAACCAGAACCTGGAGGATAAGCTACTGAAGCTGGTCGATCGGAACTCGGGTGAACGGGCGCAGCTGACGAGCGATGTGGCTACGTTGAGCGTCCGGTTGGCGCAGGCCAACTACAACATTCAGAGCCTGAAGCGAGAAATT GAGCGCTACAAGACGGACATCAGCGTCGCGATTCAGCTGCTGCAGTGCAAACCGGACAGCTTCGTCTCGCCAAAACTTTCCTCG CTTCCGATCGAAATCCAGTCAAAGGTGGCCACGTACATGCGCCTCGACACAAACTCGCACTCGGACTCGGAGGGTAGCACGAGTGGCGTGGGCATGGCCACCACCAACTCCTACCACGTCCTGCCGGCCTCTGACAGTCCGCCCCCCATCTGCCCCTTCCCCCCGACCGCCATGGTCTATTCCATGCGAGGACTTGGTAAGT ACGGATCCCAGGACGGGCAGCCAGGCGGGAAACCAGGCGCCACACAGCAGCAGGAAGCCACCCTAGTCGTACCACTCGGAGGTCCTGGCCCGGTTAGCTCAACCGATAGCCTGCTCGGCAACGGTCAGGGCGCCGTCTCGCCATCCGTGATGGCAAAGTTCCTCGAGGACGAGCTCAAATCAGGCAACACGTTGCTCAGCACCCCGATCAAACACTGTGATACGTGCGTGTGCACGCACGGCCCTGATACCCGGCGGTTGGCCGCTTCCGGTTCACTCCTGCTGGCTGATCTGCTGGGCAGTGAGCAGAAGTACTACAGCGTTGCGACACAAACTCTGCTCAAGGGTGACTCGAACCACGCGCTGTGTCTGCGGTGTAGCAGCAATCTCAACTCACCGTCCCACAACAACAGCCCGTACATGATGAAGCTGATCAAGTCGAGTGACAGCGTCATCTCGGAGACGAAGAGTAGCGTGTCGGATTATCTCACCACACCGGACAAGGTGTCACCGACGGGTGGGCCAGTGGGTGGTGCGAGTGGACCCGGTCCGGTTCATTGTGAggtcggttccggtggggATGGAGATCCTGCTGACACGCTATCGCTGTTGGTGTCTTCGAAGAAGGACGATCTGATGGTTAATCCCATCCTGGGGCACCATCGGTTGGGTGTAGACCGTGCTGCATCGCTTTCACCAAGTTCGGGAGATCAACAGCAGTATC agcagcagcaatttgCCAAGATAGGCCCATCAAAGATGACTCCATcacagcagcacaccaaaAAGCCCGTAGAAGTTCAAGGATTCAAGGCGGGTAAGGCACCGGTGTGTGGAGGGCAGATACAGTCGACGCCACCGGCGCCACAACCGACACCCGCGTTGCCACCCAAGTTCTCGCACGATTCGCCTTCGTACATCATCAAGGACACGGACCAGATGAGTGGCAGCCACGCTACACCGATCTCGTCCTCCGGGAATGGGGTGGGAATGGGCCCCGGAGGCAAGTACGTTGGGACGTCGGCCAGTGGAAGTGTGGGTAGTGGGCTTTATCACACGGTCGGTAGCACCAACAGCTTGTGGAGCAGAACGAGCAGCAAGGACCCGGAGAAGGATGGCGCGAAGATGTTTGAGATCTTCAACCGTAATCTCATCAAAACCATCAAG GCCGAAAATCCCAAGATGTCTGGTCCACGGATTTGCGCGTTGCGAATACAGAATGGCTCGAGCAACATTCTTCTGGACAACCTCGTTGATGACGGACTCGAAGGACTCGATTCCAAGCCAGTCACACCCGTCATGTACACGCGACGGGCCAAGTTCCTCGACGAAGAGTTGCTACTCGACGACGATCCTTCAATCGGGCTGAATGGAGCGATTAAAACTACGAACCTCCCGACCGCTGCGTCTTCCGCCGATTCTATCTCACCCACGAGCTACGGGCAACCGATGGTGACTCCGGTTAAGATGCCCCCAGGAGCCGCTACCGAAGATGGTACCGATGGACACGGCAACCTCGTTAGTGGTACTATCAACCGGGTTGACGaaggaggtggtggtggtgagtgtGCGGGTCCATCAGGAGCCATCAAACAGGTGTGCAACATGAGCACAACCACGTCACCACACTCGTCTGATCGACTGTGTACGATCGGTGAGGAAGTGAGCAACTTGCTGATCAACACCAAGCTTAGTTCGGTTGGTCAGCCAAAGCCACGACTCGATATCAGCGTCAACAAGCTGGACGGGTTGGACGTGACCTCGAAGAAGTCCTGCACTCAATCCAGCTCGATTTCGAGCGAGATCGACATCCAAGAAAGCGCGATCCTGCGCCGTCAACAGCTGTCTCGCGTAGCTGAGTGGGTTCAAAACAACTCGAAACTGGGCAACACAGAGCCACTCAGCAACACCGAGTCAGATCACGAGCCAGCAGCCGCTCTCGCGCTCACCGACAGCCGCAACAATAACGCCCAAATGCACCCGTCCCTTCCGAAGGCTTCCAACGTTCGAGCGTCGATCctcgccggtggaaaagcgcccgttATTCCTGTGACCGGTGAACTGAAGGTGGGTCGTCATACACACCCATATGGTGGCCATCTGCTCAACAACACCGACACCGGTGGCATCTCGAACTTTGCTCAACCAAAGCCAGGTGTCGGTGGCAAGCACGGCTACAATAACAACCTGAGCAGTGCGACCGGAACAGGACCTGTGCTGGATTACAACAGCAATTCGACGGTCACGCCTGGAAGCGCCCTGGGAGCGATCCGGAAGGGTGGTACCGTGCGGACAGAGAGCAGTGGACCGCTTGCCGAGTGCCTCATGGACGAAGTGAACCGGTTGGAGGTGGATCCGGACCAGGACGATGACAGCAGCAGTGTGGACCTGGCGCAGATGGAGTACAACGTGAAGCAGTTCCTGCTGAAGCAGAACGAATGGTCGACGGTACACACACGACGGCAATCGCTCATCTCTTCGTCTGCGTCTAGTGTGAAGGGTCGTGGAGACGATCGACCGGTCAGGGATCCTTGCAAAGGACTATTTCCGGGAATGGCCGTAGCGCAGCAGTCACTTCCGTACGCACACCAGAGTACCGGGAACGCGTACGCCGGTAGCCATCAATACCCGATCAACCCACACCGGACGGAAACGAATCTGTAA